The proteins below come from a single Chryseobacterium capnotolerans genomic window:
- the paaZ gene encoding phenylacetic acid degradation bifunctional protein PaaZ, with protein sequence MEKLKNYIYGQWIEGTGAGVPLYNAVTGEQVAISDTEGLNFEQALDYGRTVGYKNLSSMTFYDRGEMLKKVALYLLERKKKYYELSYKTGATHVDSWVDIEGGFGTFFTYSGLAKRMLPNTPFWVDGDTQKISANGTHLGTHILTPSEGVSVQINAYNFPVWGMLEKLSTSLLAGVPSIVKPSPFGSYLTNVVFQDMIESGVLPEGAVQLVCGEPGNILDYVQDGDSVLFTGSATTGRKLKSLPSVAGNAVRFNMEADSLNCSILGLEAKPGTPEFDLFIKEVRNEMTTKAGQKCTAIRRIIVPEHLIGDVQNALSKALDQTKIGNPLSRETRMGSLVGRQQYDEVLRKVNILKSETELVYDGKHELVDASYENGAFMSPKLFLNDKPFEKNISHDVEAFGPVSTLMPYKDAEEAAALAKRGKGSLVGSIVSHDENFIAETSWKMASQHGRIFVLNRDNAKESTGHGSPLPTLMHGGPGRAGGGEEMGGLSGLHFFLQKTAIQGSPDVLKAITKIYQQGAEKKFSDKHPFQKYFEEVEVGDSLETAGRTVTDADIVNFSNVSWDHFYAHTDATSLTGTIFDKTVAHGYFILSAAAGLFVSGKKGPVIANYGLEECSFFKPVYAGDTITVYLTAKEKINRGVKGRNIPSGVVKWLVEVINQRDEVVCVATILTLVAKQSPFIDLTVKNVQKILGGLTESTPSLWGKMSPQQMIEHLDQAVLVSLGEPEADKCFTPEEHLEKWQDSLYNHRGMPKDFTAPFLPQDGSLPELTHKNLEAAKQSFIDNLKRFVVYYKENPQAEHLNFVFGKLNKEMWELMHKKHFTHHFEQFGLI encoded by the coding sequence ATGGAAAAACTAAAAAATTATATCTACGGACAATGGATAGAAGGAACCGGAGCCGGAGTTCCTCTATACAACGCTGTAACAGGAGAACAGGTAGCAATTTCTGATACGGAGGGGCTTAATTTCGAACAAGCTCTTGACTACGGTAGAACGGTAGGATATAAAAACCTTTCTTCAATGACATTCTACGACCGTGGAGAAATGTTGAAAAAAGTAGCCCTTTACCTGTTAGAAAGAAAGAAAAAATATTACGAATTATCATATAAAACAGGAGCAACACACGTTGATTCATGGGTAGATATTGAAGGAGGTTTTGGTACTTTCTTTACCTATTCAGGATTAGCAAAAAGAATGCTTCCTAATACTCCGTTTTGGGTAGATGGTGATACTCAGAAGATTTCTGCCAACGGAACTCATTTGGGAACTCACATTCTAACACCTAGTGAAGGAGTTTCTGTACAGATCAACGCTTACAACTTCCCGGTTTGGGGAATGTTAGAAAAGTTATCCACATCATTGTTAGCAGGAGTACCATCTATTGTGAAACCATCTCCTTTCGGATCTTATCTTACAAATGTAGTATTCCAGGATATGATTGAAAGTGGAGTGTTACCAGAAGGAGCTGTGCAATTAGTTTGTGGAGAACCTGGAAATATTCTGGATTATGTTCAGGATGGCGACTCTGTATTGTTCACGGGCTCCGCTACTACAGGAAGAAAGCTGAAATCCCTTCCATCTGTTGCGGGAAATGCCGTTCGTTTCAATATGGAAGCAGACTCATTGAACTGCTCTATTCTTGGATTAGAAGCAAAACCGGGAACTCCGGAATTTGATTTATTCATCAAAGAAGTTCGTAATGAAATGACCACAAAAGCAGGTCAGAAATGTACAGCGATCAGAAGAATTATTGTTCCTGAACATTTAATTGGTGATGTTCAGAATGCTTTATCCAAGGCTTTAGATCAAACAAAAATAGGAAATCCATTAAGCAGAGAGACCAGAATGGGATCTTTGGTGGGAAGACAGCAGTACGATGAAGTTTTAAGAAAAGTAAATATCTTAAAATCAGAAACAGAACTTGTATATGACGGAAAACATGAGTTGGTAGATGCCAGCTATGAAAACGGAGCCTTTATGAGTCCCAAGTTATTCCTTAATGACAAGCCTTTCGAGAAAAACATATCTCATGACGTAGAAGCTTTCGGGCCGGTATCTACATTAATGCCATATAAAGATGCTGAAGAAGCAGCTGCTTTGGCTAAAAGAGGAAAAGGAAGTTTGGTAGGATCTATTGTTTCTCACGATGAAAACTTTATCGCAGAAACCTCATGGAAAATGGCTTCTCAGCACGGTAGAATCTTTGTGTTAAACAGAGATAATGCTAAAGAAAGTACAGGCCACGGCTCACCTCTTCCAACATTAATGCATGGAGGTCCTGGTAGAGCAGGAGGTGGAGAAGAAATGGGCGGATTAAGCGGTCTTCATTTTTTCCTGCAAAAAACAGCTATTCAGGGATCTCCGGATGTATTGAAAGCCATTACTAAAATTTACCAGCAAGGGGCAGAGAAGAAATTCTCAGACAAGCATCCTTTCCAGAAATATTTTGAAGAAGTTGAAGTGGGTGATTCTCTTGAAACAGCAGGAAGAACTGTTACGGATGCAGATATCGTCAACTTCTCAAACGTTTCATGGGATCATTTCTATGCCCATACTGATGCTACAAGCTTAACAGGAACTATTTTCGATAAAACAGTTGCTCACGGTTACTTTATTCTTTCAGCAGCTGCAGGATTATTTGTTTCTGGTAAAAAAGGACCTGTTATTGCCAATTATGGACTAGAAGAATGTAGCTTCTTTAAACCTGTATATGCTGGTGATACCATCACAGTTTATTTAACAGCAAAAGAAAAGATTAACAGAGGAGTAAAAGGAAGAAATATTCCATCTGGTGTTGTGAAATGGCTAGTTGAGGTTATTAATCAAAGAGATGAGGTTGTTTGTGTAGCAACTATTTTAACATTAGTGGCAAAACAATCTCCTTTCATAGATCTTACGGTGAAGAATGTTCAGAAGATTCTAGGTGGATTAACAGAAAGTACTCCTTCACTTTGGGGGAAAATGTCTCCACAGCAAATGATTGAGCATTTAGATCAGGCTGTATTGGTAAGCTTAGGAGAACCTGAAGCAGACAAATGCTTTACTCCTGAAGAACATCTTGAAAAATGGCAGGATTCCCTTTACAATCATAGAGGAATGCCAAAGGATTTTACTGCTCCTTTCTTACCACAAGATGGTTCCCTTCCTGAACTTACTCACAAAAATCTGGAAGCAGCCAAGCAGTCATTCATTGATAATCTGAAAAGATTTGTAGTGTATTACAAAGAAAATCCACAAGCAGAACATCTGAACTTCGTATTCGGAAAACTGAACAAAGAAATG
- a CDS encoding alpha/beta hydrolase, with protein sequence MIKKIALVCSMMFAVNSIVSAQTVTTKPLTIGEVKTIKSKTLNEERTLNIYLPQNFDKAKAYPIIYLLDGSMNEDFIHVTGLVQFFNQMYSMPETIVVGIANIDRKRDFTFHTDLKDLQKDYPTTGHSDKFITFFEKELKPYVESQFKTTEKYLFGQSLGGLLATEILLKKPEMFNNYFIISPSLWWDDESLLKQASQLLSKSGDTKKFVYVSVGKGEHPVMIKDAEDLFDVLKKAGKKNWTVDYKMMETDNHATILHRSLYEGLVKLFPYQEPK encoded by the coding sequence ATGATTAAGAAAATTGCTCTTGTATGCAGTATGATGTTTGCGGTAAACTCTATAGTATCAGCACAGACTGTTACTACAAAACCGCTTACGATAGGAGAGGTGAAGACGATTAAGTCTAAAACTCTGAATGAAGAAAGAACGCTCAATATCTATCTTCCTCAAAATTTTGATAAAGCAAAAGCGTATCCCATCATCTATCTTTTGGATGGAAGTATGAATGAAGACTTTATCCATGTTACAGGGTTGGTACAGTTCTTTAATCAGATGTATTCCATGCCGGAAACCATTGTGGTAGGAATTGCGAATATAGATAGAAAGAGAGATTTTACATTTCATACAGATTTAAAGGATTTACAGAAAGACTATCCTACAACGGGACATTCAGATAAGTTTATTACTTTTTTTGAAAAGGAATTAAAACCTTATGTTGAAAGTCAGTTTAAGACAACAGAAAAATACCTGTTCGGACAATCTCTCGGAGGGCTTTTAGCAACAGAAATCTTATTGAAGAAACCTGAAATGTTCAATAACTATTTCATCATCAGTCCAAGCTTATGGTGGGATGATGAAAGTCTTTTGAAGCAGGCATCTCAATTACTTTCAAAATCCGGAGATACTAAAAAGTTCGTTTATGTTTCTGTAGGAAAAGGAGAGCATCCTGTGATGATAAAAGACGCAGAAGATTTATTTGATGTTTTGAAAAAAGCAGGAAAGAAAAACTGGACGGTAGACTATAAAATGATGGAAACAGACAATCATGCAACCATTCTTCACAGAAGTTTATACGAAGGATTGGTAAAATTGTTTCCATACCAGGAACCGAAATAG
- a CDS encoding transposase, with protein MVSNTESFECGYVYHIYSHANGKDLIFREDENYQYFLNKLLKHITPVADVYAYCLLPNHFNLLLRFKEVNENDHKYLMKPFSNLLNAYAKAYNKRYNRKGALFLDFLKRKKVNDEKYLLKVLHYIHNNPVNHGLVNDINKWKYTSYNSYTNLSKPSKVERMQLMEYFDTTEDFIKYHVSNVEYDFMDLE; from the coding sequence ATGGTTAGTAATACAGAAAGTTTTGAGTGCGGATATGTCTATCACATATATTCCCACGCTAATGGAAAAGATTTGATTTTTCGTGAAGATGAAAATTATCAGTACTTTTTAAATAAATTATTGAAGCATATTACCCCTGTTGCGGATGTTTATGCTTACTGTTTATTACCTAATCATTTCAATTTACTGCTAAGATTTAAAGAAGTTAATGAAAATGACCATAAGTATTTGATGAAGCCTTTTAGTAATTTATTGAATGCCTATGCTAAAGCTTATAACAAAAGGTACAATAGAAAAGGTGCTCTTTTTCTTGACTTTTTGAAACGTAAAAAAGTTAATGATGAAAAATATTTATTAAAGGTGTTGCATTATATTCATAACAATCCGGTAAATCATGGCTTAGTAAATGATATTAACAAATGGAAATATACATCATATAATTCCTATACTAATTTATCTAAACCTAGTAAGGTAGAGCGGATGCAATTGATGGAATATTTTGATACAACAGAAGATTTTATTAAATATCATGTATCTAATGTAGAATATGACTTTATGGATTTAGAATAA
- a CDS encoding transferase hexapeptide repeat family protein, with translation MNIYSYHGIRPIIKPSAYIHPQAVIIGNVEIGEEVYIGPNAVIRGDWGKIIIKDGANVQENCTLHVFPNIETILEESAHIGHGAIIHSGHIGKNCLIGMNSVVMDKAYIGDESIVGALAFVPANFRCEPRKLIVGSPAKVIRDVSDEMIHWKTEGTKLYQELAREGKEAILPCEPFTEYVQQTPTKIVDYSIWDDIK, from the coding sequence ATGAACATCTACTCATATCACGGAATCCGTCCCATTATCAAACCATCTGCCTATATCCATCCACAGGCAGTGATTATCGGGAATGTGGAAATTGGTGAAGAAGTCTATATTGGTCCCAATGCCGTAATACGCGGCGACTGGGGGAAAATTATCATTAAAGATGGAGCCAATGTTCAGGAGAACTGTACGCTTCATGTTTTCCCGAATATAGAAACCATTTTGGAAGAATCTGCTCATATTGGGCATGGAGCTATTATTCATTCAGGACATATCGGAAAAAACTGTTTGATCGGAATGAATTCTGTGGTGATGGATAAAGCTTATATCGGTGATGAAAGTATTGTCGGTGCTTTAGCTTTCGTTCCTGCTAATTTCAGATGTGAACCTAGAAAACTGATTGTAGGAAGCCCTGCAAAAGTTATCCGCGATGTTTCTGATGAAATGATCCATTGGAAAACAGAAGGAACAAAATTGTATCAGGAATTGGCAAGAGAAGGAAAAGAAGCCATTCTGCCTTGTGAACCATTTACTGAATATGTTCAGCAGACACCAACGAAAATTGTGGATTACAGTATCTGGGATGATATAAAATAA
- the pcaF gene encoding 3-oxoadipyl-CoA thiolase, which yields MNNVYIIDYVRTPISKLQGGLSEVRADDLAAIVIKEVVARNPEVPVEEIEDVIFGCANQAGEDNRNVARMGLLLAGLPYKIGGETVNRLCASGMSAVANAFRSIAAGEGEIYIAGGVEHMTRSPYVMSKPSAAFGRDSQMYDTTFGWRFINPKMKEMYGVDGMGDTAENLADMHQINREDQDKFALWSQQKATKAQESGRLAEEIVKVEIPQRKGDPIVFEKDEFIKPTSSMEGLGKLRPAFRKEGTVTAGNASGMNDGAAALILASEEAVKKYGLKPKAKILGSSVAGVEPRIMGIGPVEATQKLLKRLNLSLEDMDIIELNEAFAAQALAVTRSLGLQDDDARINPNGGAIAIGHPLGVSGARIIGSAAMELQKQDKKYALCTLCIGVGQGYAMIIEKV from the coding sequence ATGAACAACGTATACATCATAGACTATGTCAGAACTCCCATTTCAAAACTACAGGGAGGATTATCAGAAGTAAGAGCCGATGATTTGGCAGCTATTGTTATCAAAGAAGTAGTAGCAAGAAATCCGGAGGTTCCTGTGGAGGAAATTGAAGATGTGATTTTCGGATGTGCTAATCAGGCTGGGGAAGATAACAGAAACGTAGCCAGAATGGGGCTTTTGTTGGCTGGACTTCCATATAAAATTGGAGGTGAGACGGTAAATAGACTGTGCGCTTCAGGAATGTCGGCGGTAGCTAATGCTTTTCGTTCCATTGCAGCTGGTGAAGGTGAAATTTATATTGCAGGTGGAGTAGAGCATATGACGCGCTCTCCTTATGTAATGTCCAAACCAAGTGCAGCTTTCGGAAGAGACAGCCAGATGTATGATACCACTTTTGGATGGAGATTTATCAATCCCAAAATGAAAGAAATGTATGGTGTTGACGGTATGGGTGACACTGCAGAAAATCTTGCAGACATGCACCAGATCAACAGGGAAGATCAGGACAAATTTGCCCTTTGGTCTCAGCAAAAAGCAACCAAAGCTCAGGAAAGTGGAAGATTAGCAGAAGAAATTGTAAAAGTTGAGATTCCACAGAGAAAAGGTGATCCCATCGTTTTTGAAAAAGACGAGTTTATTAAACCAACTTCTTCCATGGAAGGATTAGGAAAACTTCGTCCGGCTTTCAGAAAAGAAGGAACAGTAACTGCCGGAAATGCTTCAGGAATGAATGATGGAGCAGCAGCATTAATTTTAGCAAGCGAAGAAGCTGTAAAAAAATATGGATTAAAACCAAAAGCTAAAATTTTAGGATCTTCCGTAGCAGGTGTAGAACCAAGAATTATGGGAATCGGGCCTGTAGAAGCTACTCAAAAATTATTAAAAAGATTAAACCTATCTCTTGAAGACATGGACATCATCGAATTAAACGAAGCTTTTGCAGCACAAGCTTTAGCTGTAACAAGAAGCTTAGGTTTACAGGATGATGATGCCAGAATTAACCCAAACGGTGGTGCTATTGCCATCGGTCACCCACTAGGTGTTTCCGGAGCAAGAATCATCGGCTCTGCAGCCATGGAACTTCAGAAACAGGATAAGAAATATGCATTGTGTACCCTTTGTATCGGTGTTGGACAAGGCTATGCAATGATCATTGAAAAAGTATAA
- a CDS encoding PaaI family thioesterase, with amino-acid sequence MNPRQVADYMFNQDYFSQWMNIKMIEVKENYCLIEMPIKKDMINGLRTVHGGVTFAFADSALAFSSNNTGDAAVALNCIINFTKAGKEGDVFRAESVLVNDTRKTAVYDINITNQNDELIAKFVGTVYKIGKKVTEL; translated from the coding sequence ATGAATCCAAGACAAGTAGCAGATTATATGTTCAATCAGGATTATTTTTCCCAATGGATGAATATCAAAATGATTGAAGTAAAAGAAAATTACTGTTTAATAGAAATGCCCATCAAGAAAGATATGATTAATGGGCTTAGAACGGTGCATGGTGGAGTTACTTTCGCCTTTGCAGATTCAGCACTGGCTTTTTCATCAAATAATACCGGAGATGCAGCCGTTGCTCTAAACTGTATTATCAATTTTACCAAGGCAGGGAAAGAAGGTGACGTTTTCAGAGCAGAAAGTGTTTTGGTAAATGATACCAGAAAAACAGCCGTTTATGATATTAATATCACCAATCAAAACGATGAACTGATTGCAAAATTTGTAGGAACAGTATATAAAATCGGAAAGAAAGTAACAGAATTATAA
- a CDS encoding 3-hydroxyacyl-CoA dehydrogenase NAD-binding domain-containing protein, giving the protein MNIGIIGAGTMGVGIAQVAATAGCKVVLFDANAPQIDKALTGLEKTLQKLAEKGKISQEKATEIRNNIVKGEVLQDLKDSHLVIEAIIENKDIKTKVFTELETYVSEDCIIGSNTSSISITSLGAELKKPERFIGIHFFNPAPLMPLVEVIPSLLTEKTLAEKIYNLMKEWGKIPVIAKDIPGFIVNRIARPYYGEALRIVEENIATPEQVDEAMKTIGNFKMGPFELMDLIGVDVNFAVTTTVYKDYFYDPKYKPSLLQQRMSEAKLHGRKTGKGFYDYSEGAEKPVAEKDDALYQQIFLRIISMLINEAVEAKRLGVANDEDIELAMQKGVNYPKGLLGWGQEIGYSKISETLQNLYNEYQEERYRQSPLLRKMN; this is encoded by the coding sequence ATGAACATTGGAATTATTGGGGCAGGAACCATGGGCGTTGGAATAGCTCAGGTAGCTGCAACAGCAGGATGCAAGGTCGTTTTATTCGATGCTAATGCTCCACAAATAGATAAAGCACTTACAGGTTTAGAGAAAACCCTTCAGAAATTAGCTGAAAAAGGAAAAATTTCTCAGGAAAAAGCCACAGAGATCAGAAACAATATCGTAAAAGGTGAAGTATTACAGGATTTAAAAGATTCTCATTTGGTCATCGAAGCGATCATTGAAAACAAAGACATCAAAACCAAAGTTTTTACAGAATTGGAGACATATGTTTCTGAAGACTGTATCATCGGTTCCAATACATCATCTATTTCTATCACCTCCCTTGGTGCAGAATTAAAGAAACCGGAGCGTTTCATCGGAATTCACTTCTTCAATCCAGCTCCGTTGATGCCTTTAGTGGAAGTAATTCCCTCTTTATTAACAGAAAAAACTTTAGCTGAAAAAATATACAACCTCATGAAAGAATGGGGTAAAATACCTGTTATTGCTAAGGATATTCCAGGATTTATTGTCAACAGAATTGCCCGTCCATATTATGGTGAAGCATTAAGAATTGTTGAAGAGAATATTGCCACGCCGGAACAGGTAGATGAAGCAATGAAAACAATAGGAAACTTCAAAATGGGACCTTTTGAATTAATGGACCTTATTGGAGTAGATGTAAATTTTGCCGTAACAACAACGGTTTACAAAGATTATTTCTATGATCCGAAATATAAACCTTCTCTACTTCAGCAGAGAATGTCTGAGGCTAAACTTCATGGAAGAAAAACAGGGAAAGGTTTTTACGATTATAGCGAAGGAGCAGAAAAGCCTGTTGCTGAGAAAGATGATGCTTTGTATCAGCAGATTTTTTTAAGAATCATTTCAATGTTAATCAACGAAGCTGTAGAAGCTAAAAGATTAGGTGTTGCTAATGACGAAGATATTGAGCTGGCTATGCAAAAAGGAGTAAACTATCCAAAAGGATTATTAGGCTGGGGACAGGAAATCGGATATTCAAAAATTTCTGAAACCTTACAGAACCTTTACAATGAATATCAGGAAGAAAGGTACAGACAAAGTCCTTTGCTTCGTAAAATGAATTAG
- a CDS encoding four helix bundle protein yields MRDDRENVIVKKTFGFALDIIEFSEVLHKANRFPLANQIFKSGTSIGANVREAQNAESKADFIHKIKIAAKEADETEYWLLLCLKSPYLNSPEEKLLLDLREIILILSKIISTSKFK; encoded by the coding sequence ATGAGAGACGATAGAGAAAATGTTATTGTAAAGAAAACTTTTGGATTTGCATTAGATATTATTGAATTTTCTGAGGTCCTGCATAAAGCAAACAGATTTCCGCTTGCTAATCAAATTTTTAAATCCGGAACTTCAATTGGTGCAAACGTAAGAGAAGCTCAAAATGCTGAGAGTAAGGCTGATTTTATTCATAAAATTAAAATTGCTGCCAAAGAAGCAGATGAAACTGAGTACTGGCTTTTATTGTGTTTAAAGTCTCCATATTTGAATTCGCCTGAAGAAAAATTACTTTTAGATCTAAGAGAAATAATATTAATTCTCTCTAAAATTATTTCAACATCAAAATTTAAATAA
- a CDS encoding enoyl-CoA hydratase/isomerase family protein, with protein MYTQLDIESHFDGKLKIAYLNQPETMNALTKPSLGDLKDFIKECSEDENVRCVAISGRGRAFCSGQNLEEAFAVGKEHHDQDIIRKIVVDYYNPLVMEVTRCKKPVIALVNGPAVGAGAMLALICDFVLANNKAYFAQAFSNIGLIPDTGGTYFLPKLLGRQLANYLAFTGKKLSAEESKAHGLVAEVFTEEEFGPKSMEILERMANMPTAAIKLTKKAFANSYTNTLKEQLELEGDLQQEAAETEDFIEGVNAFLQKRKPNYKGK; from the coding sequence ATGTATACACAACTCGATATTGAATCGCATTTTGACGGAAAGCTTAAAATCGCCTACCTGAATCAGCCTGAAACAATGAACGCACTTACAAAACCTTCTTTAGGGGATCTGAAAGATTTCATTAAAGAATGCAGTGAAGATGAAAATGTAAGATGCGTTGCCATTTCCGGAAGAGGAAGAGCTTTTTGTTCAGGTCAAAATCTTGAAGAAGCTTTTGCGGTAGGTAAAGAGCACCATGATCAGGATATCATCAGAAAAATTGTGGTAGATTACTATAATCCATTGGTAATGGAAGTAACGCGTTGCAAAAAACCGGTTATTGCCTTAGTAAATGGCCCCGCAGTAGGAGCTGGTGCTATGTTGGCGCTAATCTGTGACTTCGTATTGGCTAATAACAAAGCTTATTTCGCTCAGGCATTTTCAAATATCGGTTTGATTCCTGATACAGGAGGAACTTACTTCTTACCGAAGCTTTTAGGTAGACAATTGGCTAATTATTTAGCGTTCACAGGTAAAAAATTATCTGCTGAAGAATCTAAAGCTCACGGTCTTGTCGCTGAGGTGTTCACAGAAGAAGAATTCGGGCCAAAATCAATGGAAATCCTTGAGAGAATGGCGAATATGCCAACAGCAGCAATTAAGCTAACGAAAAAAGCCTTTGCAAACTCATACACCAACACTTTAAAAGAGCAGTTGGAGCTTGAAGGTGATCTGCAACAGGAAGCCGCAGAAACAGAAGACTTCATAGAAGGTGTAAATGCCTTTTTACAGAAAAGAAAACCTAATTATAAAGGAAAATAA
- the paaD gene encoding 1,2-phenylacetyl-CoA epoxidase subunit PaaD: MNQLLDLLKTIPDPEIPVIDIVELGIVRDAQATGENTCEVTITPTYSACPAMFTIEEDIIKMMKENGWEAKVVTKMFPIWTTDWLTDEAREKLRAFGITPPEKGADEHHIGKPKKCPRCGSEHTKQISRFGSTLCKASYQCLDCLEPFDYFKCH; the protein is encoded by the coding sequence ATGAATCAGCTTTTAGATTTATTAAAAACAATTCCCGATCCGGAAATTCCGGTGATTGATATTGTGGAATTAGGAATTGTAAGAGATGCACAGGCTACAGGTGAAAATACTTGTGAAGTGACAATTACACCAACCTATTCTGCATGTCCTGCAATGTTTACCATCGAAGAAGATATCATCAAAATGATGAAAGAAAACGGATGGGAAGCTAAAGTAGTCACCAAAATGTTTCCGATATGGACAACAGATTGGCTGACTGATGAAGCGAGAGAAAAACTTCGTGCTTTCGGAATTACGCCTCCTGAAAAAGGAGCAGACGAACATCATATCGGGAAACCGAAGAAATGTCCGCGTTGTGGTTCTGAGCACACCAAACAGATCAGCAGATTTGGTTCTACTCTGTGTAAGGCATCATACCAATGTTTAGACTGTCTGGAACCTTTTGACTATTTTAAATGCCACTAA
- a CDS encoding alpha/beta hydrolase, which yields MLFFLIAYVLLCIGVYFYQEKIIFYPEKLPENYKFSFDGSFEEITIRTKDEKHLSSVLFKTQNPKGVIFYLHGNGGSIRGWGEVTQLYSSMNYDTFILDYRGYGKSEDKIKNKDQLSSDIETAYQELLKRYPENKVIILGYSVGTGLAAKLASAHHAKLLILQAPYYSMKDEMNQKFSFLPKFLLKYNFETNEYLKTVPSPVVIFHGDKDEVIHYNASLKLKNHFKKGDRLIVLKGQTHNGITDNLDYQNSMKLILDSDEK from the coding sequence TTGCTTTTTTTTCTTATTGCATATGTACTGCTATGTATAGGAGTCTATTTCTACCAGGAGAAAATTATTTTTTATCCTGAAAAGTTACCTGAAAATTATAAGTTTAGTTTTGATGGTAGCTTTGAAGAAATAACAATCCGGACAAAGGATGAAAAGCATTTGAGTTCGGTTTTATTTAAAACTCAGAACCCAAAAGGGGTTATCTTTTATCTTCATGGAAACGGAGGGTCAATTAGAGGCTGGGGGGAAGTGACTCAATTGTATAGCAGTATGAATTATGATACATTTATATTGGATTACAGAGGCTACGGAAAAAGCGAAGATAAGATCAAAAATAAAGATCAGCTTTCTTCAGATATTGAGACTGCTTATCAGGAACTTTTAAAAAGGTATCCGGAAAACAAAGTTATTATTTTAGGATATTCTGTAGGAACGGGATTGGCGGCTAAATTAGCATCTGCGCATCATGCAAAGCTGTTGATTTTACAAGCTCCTTATTACAGTATGAAAGATGAAATGAATCAGAAATTTTCATTTCTTCCTAAGTTTCTTCTGAAATATAATTTTGAAACCAACGAATATTTAAAAACCGTGCCATCACCCGTTGTTATTTTTCATGGTGATAAAGATGAGGTTATTCATTATAACGCTTCTTTAAAGCTTAAGAATCATTTTAAAAAAGGGGATCGTCTGATTGTATTAAAAGGTCAGACTCATAACGGAATAACAGATAATTTGGACTATCAGAATTCAATGAAATTAATTCTTGATTCTGATGAAAAATAG
- the paaC gene encoding 1,2-phenylacetyl-CoA epoxidase subunit PaaC, whose amino-acid sequence MNPLYNYLLKLADDSFIMGQRLSAWCGEGPYLEEDIALTNIALDELGQANNFYVYASRVIDNGKSEDDIAFLRYEHEYINAHWTELPNEDYAQTILKVYVFSVYQKLMYEALSNSANEELSAIAQKSLKEVRYHYTHAASWMKIFAQGTEESRTRLENAIENIWEYTKGLFAKSEGEDDLVALNIVPNVDELYKEFVAITEKDFQSFGLEYPTNPFMQPKSRTGYHTEYFGFILCELQYMQRAYPGCTW is encoded by the coding sequence ATGAACCCATTATATAATTATTTATTAAAACTAGCAGATGACAGTTTCATTATGGGACAGCGTCTGTCTGCATGGTGCGGTGAAGGCCCTTATTTAGAGGAAGATATTGCATTAACGAATATTGCGTTGGATGAACTTGGCCAGGCTAATAACTTTTATGTGTATGCTTCAAGGGTTATTGACAATGGTAAAAGTGAAGATGATATCGCTTTCTTAAGATATGAACATGAATATATAAACGCGCATTGGACAGAACTTCCTAACGAAGATTATGCTCAGACGATTCTTAAGGTTTATGTTTTCTCAGTGTATCAGAAACTGATGTATGAAGCATTATCCAATTCAGCGAATGAAGAATTGTCAGCAATTGCCCAAAAATCATTAAAAGAAGTAAGATATCACTATACTCATGCTGCATCTTGGATGAAAATCTTTGCTCAGGGAACGGAAGAAAGTCGTACGCGTCTAGAAAATGCTATTGAAAATATCTGGGAATACACCAAAGGATTGTTTGCCAAATCAGAAGGTGAAGATGATCTTGTTGCCTTGAATATCGTTCCTAATGTTGATGAACTGTATAAAGAGTTTGTTGCCATTACAGAAAAAGATTTCCAAAGCTTCGGATTAGAGTACCCAACGAATCCGTTCATGCAGCCAAAATCAAGAACAGGATATCATACAGAATACTTTGGATTTATCCTTTGTGAGCTTCAGTATATGCAGAGAGCATATCCTGGGTGTACTTGGTAG